From one Nocardioides yefusunii genomic stretch:
- a CDS encoding F0F1 ATP synthase subunit epsilon has protein sequence MAGQLRVELVAADRVVWSGDAKSVTVRTVEGEIGVLPNHAPLLSVMVAGVVTIHALDGQTVAANVDEGFVSVANNRVSVLAEHAGLAS, from the coding sequence ATGGCAGGGCAGCTTCGGGTCGAGCTCGTCGCGGCGGACCGTGTCGTCTGGTCCGGCGACGCCAAGTCCGTGACGGTGCGCACGGTGGAGGGTGAGATCGGCGTCCTGCCGAACCACGCTCCTCTGCTCTCCGTCATGGTTGCTGGTGTCGTCACCATCCACGCGCTGGATGGTCAGACGGTCGCTGCCAATGTCGACGAGGGCTTCGTCTCGGTTGCGAACAACCGTGTCTCCGTTCTGGCGGAGCACGCTGGGCTCGCTTCCTGA
- a CDS encoding DUF2550 domain-containing protein: MHDGWLLLLDVLGVLLVLVLIAGVWLVVRRRVIARDGGTFELSHRSRVDRDGRGWVLGVGRYSGERLEWFRFFSLSPRPHRIWLRDDVDFVGRRDRVGAEDVSLYDDHVVVRCGSADGEVEFAMSESSLMGLQAWLEAGPPRADWDSRPVR; encoded by the coding sequence ATGCACGACGGCTGGCTTCTTCTGCTGGACGTTCTTGGCGTGCTCTTGGTGCTGGTCCTCATCGCCGGCGTCTGGCTGGTGGTACGTCGGCGGGTGATTGCACGCGACGGCGGCACGTTCGAACTGAGTCACCGTTCCCGGGTGGACCGCGACGGTCGTGGCTGGGTCCTCGGTGTGGGCCGATACAGCGGGGAACGTCTGGAGTGGTTCCGCTTCTTCTCGCTCTCCCCGCGCCCGCATCGCATCTGGCTGCGTGACGACGTCGACTTCGTCGGACGCCGGGACCGCGTGGGCGCCGAGGACGTCTCTCTCTACGACGACCACGTCGTCGTCCGCTGTGGCAGTGCCGACGGGGAGGTCGAGTTCGCGATGAGCGAGTCCTCGTTGATGGGCCTCCAGGCGTGGCTCGAGGCCGGTCCGCCCCGTGCCGACTGGGACTCGCGCCCTGTGCGCTGA
- a CDS encoding cob(I)yrinic acid a,c-diamide adenosyltransferase codes for MVNLTRIYTRTGDAGSTRLGDMSETSKTDPRLAAYADVDEANAQIGVTLATSHVDDDVRALLLRIQNDLFDVGADLCTPVVIDPEYPPLRITQEYIDRLEGWCDQYNADLPALRSFILNGGTPAAAHLHVVRTVVRRAERQAWAAWETHGPVMNKLAITYLNRLSDLVFILARHANRENGDVLWVPGGQRD; via the coding sequence ATGGTCAACCTGACGCGCATCTACACCCGCACCGGCGATGCTGGTTCCACCCGTCTCGGCGACATGAGCGAGACCTCCAAGACCGATCCCCGACTCGCTGCTTACGCCGACGTGGACGAGGCCAACGCCCAGATCGGCGTCACCCTGGCCACCAGCCATGTCGACGACGACGTGCGCGCGCTGCTGCTGCGCATCCAGAACGACCTGTTCGACGTGGGCGCCGACCTCTGCACCCCTGTGGTCATCGATCCCGAGTACCCGCCGCTCCGCATCACCCAGGAGTACATCGACCGCCTCGAGGGCTGGTGCGACCAGTACAACGCCGACCTTCCGGCCCTGCGCTCCTTCATCCTCAACGGCGGTACCCCGGCCGCGGCCCACCTGCACGTCGTCCGTACCGTCGTGCGCCGCGCCGAGCGTCAGGCCTGGGCTGCTTGGGAGACCCACGGCCCGGTCATGAACAAACTCGCGATCACCTACCTGAACCGCCTCTCCGACCTCGTCTTCATCTTGGCGCGCCACGCGAACCGCGAGAACGGTGACGTCCTCTGGGTCCCCGGCGGCCAGCGCGACTGA
- a CDS encoding STAS domain-containing protein: MQMVLEDSTLRLGGAFDVRSTSVVREVLHLLIEEGGVIVVDLSEVEAVDLTALRLLAVATRRATRAGGRLVMRGCGPSVCRMMHISRMARQLEFERELRAA; the protein is encoded by the coding sequence ATGCAGATGGTCCTGGAGGACTCGACACTGAGACTGGGCGGTGCCTTCGACGTCCGCAGCACCAGTGTCGTGCGTGAGGTGCTGCACCTGCTGATCGAGGAGGGAGGGGTCATTGTCGTCGACCTCTCGGAGGTCGAGGCGGTGGACCTCACAGCACTGCGGCTGCTGGCAGTGGCCACGCGGCGCGCCACGCGTGCGGGGGGTCGGTTGGTGATGCGCGGGTGCGGACCGTCGGTGTGCCGGATGATGCACATCTCCCGCATGGCTCGACAGCTGGAGTTCGAACGCGAGTTGCGGGCCGCCTGA
- a CDS encoding protein meaA yields MTEPLYVTDRPQKDRPAKDRPWVMRTYAGHSTAAASNALYRTNLAKGQTGLSVAFDLPTQTGYDPDSALSRGEVGKVGVPVPHLGEMRRLFQDIPLVEMNTSMTINAPAMWLLALYQVAAEEQNPDVAPADVAAQLAGTTQNDIIKEYLSRGTYVFGPEHSLRLTADTIAYTVNSIPKWNPINICSYHLQEAGATPAQELAYALSTAIAVLDRVKASGQVSDADFEKVVGRISFFVNAGVRFVEEMCKMRAFVELWDEITVERYGVQDPKMRRFRYGVQVNSLGLTEAQPENNVQRIVLEMLGVTLSKNARARAVQLPAWNEALGLPRPWDQQWSLRLQQVLAYESDLLEYGDLFDGSTVVEAKVASLVAEARAEMAKVEEMGGAIAAVESGYMKSELVSAHAVRRARIEAGEEVIVGVNKFTTTEQSPLTADLDGAIQTADPAAEKAALESLAAWKAQRDEGAVQEALAQLAADAKTEKNLMEATLGAARAGATTGEWTATLRGVFGEFRAPTGVQGAVGVTEAGDDLLAVRERVRVTGEELGGPLRLLVGKPGLDGHSNGAEQVAVRARDAGFEVIYQGIRLTPEQIVSAAVSEDVHCIGLSILSGSHMELVPAVLDGLRAAGLDDVPVIVGGIIPESDGKALLAQGIAAVYTPKDFGLTEIMSGIVDVIRAANDLT; encoded by the coding sequence ATGACCGAGCCTCTGTACGTCACGGACCGTCCCCAGAAGGATCGCCCTGCGAAGGACCGTCCCTGGGTGATGCGTACCTACGCCGGCCACTCGACGGCCGCTGCGTCCAACGCTCTTTATCGCACCAATCTCGCCAAGGGGCAGACCGGGCTCTCGGTGGCCTTCGACCTCCCGACCCAGACGGGTTACGACCCGGACTCCGCGCTCAGCCGTGGAGAGGTCGGCAAGGTCGGCGTCCCGGTTCCGCACCTGGGCGAGATGCGTCGACTGTTCCAGGACATCCCGCTCGTCGAGATGAACACCTCAATGACGATCAACGCCCCTGCCATGTGGTTGTTGGCGCTGTACCAGGTGGCGGCGGAGGAGCAGAACCCCGACGTCGCGCCCGCGGATGTGGCTGCGCAGTTGGCCGGAACCACCCAGAACGACATCATCAAGGAGTACCTCTCGCGAGGTACCTACGTCTTCGGCCCCGAACACTCGCTGCGGCTGACGGCTGACACCATCGCCTACACCGTCAACAGCATTCCCAAGTGGAACCCGATCAACATCTGCAGCTACCACCTGCAGGAGGCCGGGGCGACCCCCGCGCAGGAGCTGGCCTACGCGCTCAGCACCGCTATCGCCGTCCTGGACCGGGTCAAGGCATCGGGTCAGGTCTCCGACGCGGACTTCGAGAAGGTCGTGGGCCGGATCTCGTTCTTCGTCAACGCCGGAGTCCGTTTCGTCGAGGAGATGTGCAAGATGCGCGCCTTCGTCGAGCTGTGGGACGAGATCACCGTGGAGCGCTACGGTGTCCAGGATCCGAAGATGCGCCGGTTCCGGTACGGAGTCCAGGTCAACTCGCTCGGTCTCACCGAGGCGCAGCCTGAGAACAACGTCCAGCGCATCGTGCTCGAGATGCTCGGCGTGACCCTGTCGAAGAACGCGCGTGCGCGTGCGGTGCAGCTGCCGGCCTGGAACGAGGCGCTCGGCCTGCCGCGTCCCTGGGACCAGCAGTGGTCCTTGCGTCTGCAGCAGGTCCTGGCCTACGAGTCCGACCTGTTGGAGTACGGCGACCTCTTCGACGGCTCCACGGTGGTGGAGGCCAAGGTCGCCTCTCTCGTCGCCGAGGCGCGTGCGGAGATGGCGAAGGTCGAGGAGATGGGTGGTGCGATCGCTGCCGTCGAGTCGGGCTACATGAAGTCCGAGCTCGTCTCGGCCCACGCTGTGCGCCGGGCCCGGATCGAGGCCGGCGAGGAGGTCATCGTCGGCGTCAACAAGTTCACCACCACCGAGCAGTCCCCGTTGACCGCTGACCTCGACGGCGCCATCCAGACGGCTGACCCGGCTGCGGAGAAGGCGGCCCTGGAGTCGCTGGCCGCGTGGAAGGCGCAGCGTGACGAGGGAGCCGTGCAGGAGGCGCTCGCACAGCTCGCCGCCGACGCCAAGACCGAGAAGAACCTCATGGAGGCCACCCTGGGTGCCGCCCGTGCGGGCGCGACGACAGGGGAGTGGACCGCGACCCTGCGAGGCGTCTTCGGTGAGTTCCGGGCCCCGACCGGTGTCCAGGGTGCGGTCGGCGTCACGGAGGCCGGCGACGATCTGCTTGCCGTGCGTGAGCGTGTGCGCGTCACCGGAGAAGAGCTCGGTGGACCGCTCCGCCTCCTGGTCGGAAAGCCCGGCCTGGATGGTCACTCCAACGGCGCCGAGCAGGTGGCGGTCCGTGCCCGTGACGCTGGTTTCGAGGTCATCTACCAGGGGATCCGTCTGACGCCGGAGCAGATCGTCTCCGCGGCGGTGAGCGAGGATGTCCACTGCATCGGGCTCTCGATCCTGTCCGGTTCGCACATGGAGCTGGTGCCGGCTGTGTTGGACGGGCTGCGGGCTGCGGGTCTCGATGACGTCCCGGTGATCGTGGGCGGCATCATCCCGGAGTCCGACGGCAAGGCCCTGCTGGCGCAGGGCATCGCTGCGGTGTACACCCCGAAGGACTTCGGCCTGACGGAGATCATGAGCGGGATCGTGGACGTGATCCGTGCTGCCAACGACCTGACCTGA
- a CDS encoding alpha/beta hydrolase: MKRFVAAVLGSMSVALAGLVPLTSGGTAVAADASCAGYSSVGSTCTNAQRTIAGESRSTDWYVPTGTASAVMVFQNGFSRNCAHLRGTSKAIAEKGVMVVCVNGDMTAGAPELANRVAEAVAAGTLTPPAGRAMPTKVIAGGHSAGGHFAGRFGARLSELAPSRLQGAVLFDPVAQSGFTADLEAISDGGARPVVSVAARPSVSNLFNNSYGALNGLANGFVGIQLVWEKYTLGFPVGGSCHTDVEGENTDFLGSASGLCSPNATQTSRLRDFGSTWARDIAIGTRTAAYWCTDKNVVSTCGSKVKDLVDRSLPVAAPIR; the protein is encoded by the coding sequence ATGAAGCGTTTCGTTGCCGCAGTACTCGGTTCGATGTCGGTGGCTCTCGCCGGTCTGGTGCCGTTGACCTCGGGGGGCACGGCGGTGGCTGCCGATGCCTCATGTGCGGGGTACTCGTCGGTGGGCAGCACCTGCACCAACGCCCAGCGCACCATTGCGGGGGAGTCCCGGAGCACTGACTGGTATGTGCCCACAGGCACGGCGAGTGCCGTGATGGTCTTCCAGAACGGGTTCTCCCGCAACTGTGCCCACCTGCGCGGCACGAGCAAGGCGATCGCCGAGAAGGGCGTGATGGTCGTCTGCGTCAATGGCGACATGACCGCCGGTGCGCCGGAGCTTGCCAATCGGGTGGCCGAGGCTGTCGCTGCCGGAACCCTGACCCCTCCCGCAGGGCGTGCCATGCCCACCAAGGTGATCGCCGGTGGCCACTCGGCCGGTGGCCACTTCGCAGGCCGCTTCGGTGCACGCCTCTCGGAGCTCGCTCCGAGCCGTCTCCAGGGTGCCGTGCTCTTCGATCCCGTCGCCCAGTCCGGGTTCACTGCGGATCTGGAGGCCATCTCCGACGGCGGTGCTCGCCCGGTGGTCTCGGTCGCCGCGCGCCCGAGCGTCTCCAATCTCTTCAACAACTCCTACGGTGCCCTCAACGGCCTCGCGAACGGGTTCGTCGGGATCCAGCTGGTCTGGGAGAAGTACACCCTTGGGTTCCCGGTCGGCGGCTCGTGTCACACCGACGTGGAGGGTGAGAACACCGATTTCCTGGGCTCTGCCAGTGGCCTGTGCAGTCCCAACGCCACGCAGACCTCGCGCCTGCGCGACTTCGGCTCCACGTGGGCCCGCGACATCGCCATCGGTACGCGTACGGCTGCCTACTGGTGCACCGACAAGAACGTCGTCTCGACCTGCGGGTCCAAGGTGAAGGACTTGGTCGACCGTTCGCTCCCGGTCGCCGCGCCCATTCGCTGA
- the nucS gene encoding endonuclease NucS: MRIVVATCQIDYAGRLTAHLPSAKRVLMLKADGSVLVHSDGGSYKPLNWMSPPCTVQEDLTVDGQMEWTVTSKTDDTLRIVITEVHHDSSHDLGIDPGLQKDGVEKHLQELLAEHPATLHDGLSLVRREYTTAIGPVDLMCRDSDGLHVAVEIKRRGEIDGVEQLTRYLELLNRDPLLTVKGPVRGIFAAQLIKPQARVLAEDRGITCALVDYNLLRGMDDPSERLF, encoded by the coding sequence GTGAGAATCGTCGTCGCCACCTGCCAGATCGACTACGCCGGTCGCCTGACCGCGCACCTGCCGTCCGCCAAGCGTGTCCTGATGCTCAAGGCTGACGGTTCCGTGCTGGTCCACAGCGACGGCGGCTCCTACAAGCCGCTCAACTGGATGTCGCCCCCGTGCACTGTCCAGGAGGACCTCACCGTCGACGGCCAGATGGAGTGGACAGTCACCTCGAAGACCGACGACACCCTGCGCATCGTCATCACCGAGGTCCACCACGACTCCTCTCACGACCTCGGCATCGACCCGGGCCTGCAGAAGGACGGCGTCGAGAAGCACCTCCAGGAACTCCTGGCCGAGCACCCCGCGACGCTCCACGACGGCCTCAGCCTCGTACGCCGCGAGTACACGACCGCCATCGGCCCGGTCGACCTGATGTGCCGCGACTCCGACGGCCTGCACGTCGCCGTGGAGATCAAGCGTCGGGGCGAGATCGACGGCGTCGAGCAACTCACCCGCTACCTCGAGCTCCTCAACCGCGACCCGCTGCTGACGGTCAAGGGCCCGGTCCGTGGCATCTTCGCCGCCCAGCTGATCAAGCCGCAGGCGCGCGTACTCGCCGAGGACCGCGGCATCACCTGTGCTCTGGTCGACTACAACCTGCTGCGCGGCATGGACGACCCGTCCGAGCGGCTCTTCTGA
- a CDS encoding 3-hydroxyacyl-CoA dehydrogenase NAD-binding domain-containing protein — MTETALSSEQITDTLVLPYLNHALNMYAEGYASRVDIDAAMRFGCGYPVGPLTAAEQIGLTQVRDGLAALFAATGDELHRPAPLLESLVAEGATSLSAQGSTEGAAAPEFKHEIRTVGVVGTGTMASGIVEVFAKGGYDVVYVGRTQEKLDGVVAGITTSLDKAIARGKFTEEGKAEVLARLTGAITREALSDVDLVVEAIAEDLDVKTELFADLDRITKPGAVLATTTSSLPISQCAAATSRPESVIGMHFFNPAPVMKLVEVVTTEQTAAEVDETTRALCAALGKVAVSCGDRAGFIVNALLFPYLNDAIKLHQTGVELDVVNTAVKEQAKFPMGPFELLDVVGNDVSLAIQKELHTEFKHDGFAPAPLLEQVVAEGRLGRKTKRGFHDYA, encoded by the coding sequence ATGACCGAGACCGCGCTCAGCAGCGAGCAGATCACTGACACGCTCGTCCTGCCGTATCTGAACCACGCCCTGAACATGTATGCCGAGGGCTACGCGTCCCGCGTCGACATCGACGCCGCCATGCGTTTCGGCTGCGGCTACCCCGTGGGCCCGCTGACCGCTGCGGAGCAGATCGGTCTGACGCAGGTGCGCGACGGACTGGCTGCGCTCTTCGCTGCCACCGGTGACGAGCTCCACCGCCCCGCACCGCTGCTGGAGTCACTGGTCGCCGAGGGGGCCACCTCCCTCTCCGCTCAGGGCAGCACCGAGGGTGCGGCTGCTCCGGAGTTCAAGCACGAGATCCGTACCGTCGGCGTCGTCGGGACCGGCACCATGGCGTCGGGCATCGTGGAGGTGTTTGCCAAGGGTGGCTACGACGTCGTGTACGTCGGACGCACCCAGGAGAAGCTCGACGGCGTCGTCGCCGGGATCACCACGTCGCTCGACAAGGCGATCGCCCGCGGCAAGTTCACCGAGGAGGGCAAGGCCGAGGTGCTGGCTCGCCTCACCGGCGCCATCACGCGCGAAGCGCTCTCCGATGTCGACCTCGTCGTCGAGGCCATCGCCGAGGACCTCGACGTCAAGACCGAGCTGTTCGCTGACCTCGACCGGATCACCAAGCCGGGTGCCGTCCTGGCCACCACGACCTCCTCGCTGCCGATCAGCCAGTGCGCCGCCGCGACCTCGCGTCCCGAGTCGGTCATCGGCATGCACTTCTTCAACCCGGCCCCGGTGATGAAGCTGGTGGAGGTGGTCACCACTGAGCAGACCGCAGCCGAGGTCGACGAGACCACGCGTGCGCTCTGTGCTGCGCTGGGCAAGGTCGCCGTCTCGTGCGGGGACCGCGCCGGGTTCATCGTCAACGCCCTGCTCTTCCCCTACCTCAACGACGCGATCAAGCTGCACCAGACCGGCGTCGAGCTCGACGTCGTCAACACGGCCGTCAAGGAGCAGGCGAAGTTCCCGATGGGGCCCTTCGAACTGCTGGACGTCGTGGGCAACGACGTCTCCCTGGCGATCCAGAAGGAACTGCACACCGAGTTCAAGCACGACGGGTTCGCTCCCGCGCCGTTGTTGGAGCAGGTCGTCGCTGAGGGCCGCCTGGGTCGCAAGACCAAGCGCGGATTCCACGACTACGCGTGA
- a CDS encoding alpha/beta fold hydrolase has translation MTTDDALTLHTTRLSDEGADLVFLHGLFGQGRNWTAIGKKFTHDHAVLLVDLPNHGQSPWTDSVDLVADADRLAALLAPRVAERGPVILVGHSMGGKVAMLAALRHPTLVERLVVVDIAPVPYAHMDEFTGYIDGMLGMDLTAIANRTDADEALRGAVPSTFVRGFLLQNLKRDGAGWRWQANLEVLRERLEGVGNWPAAWSEAEPFQRPVLWISGGDSHYVTDEYVPAMEALFPRVRRVAVKNSGHYPHTQQPEVFVEILRRFVDARR, from the coding sequence GTGACGACTGACGACGCGCTGACGCTGCACACCACCCGACTCTCCGACGAGGGTGCCGATCTGGTGTTCCTGCACGGACTGTTCGGGCAGGGACGCAACTGGACGGCCATCGGGAAGAAGTTCACCCACGACCACGCCGTGCTCCTGGTCGACCTGCCCAACCACGGACAGTCCCCGTGGACCGACAGCGTTGACCTCGTCGCCGACGCGGACCGGCTGGCGGCCCTGCTGGCCCCGCGCGTCGCCGAGCGCGGCCCGGTCATCCTGGTGGGCCACAGCATGGGCGGCAAGGTCGCCATGCTCGCCGCACTGCGCCACCCGACGCTCGTCGAACGTCTCGTGGTCGTCGACATCGCGCCCGTTCCCTACGCCCACATGGACGAGTTCACCGGGTACATCGACGGGATGCTCGGCATGGATCTGACGGCGATCGCCAATCGCACCGACGCCGACGAAGCGCTGCGGGGTGCCGTCCCGTCGACCTTCGTCCGCGGATTCCTGCTGCAGAACCTCAAGCGCGACGGTGCCGGCTGGCGCTGGCAGGCCAACCTCGAGGTCCTGCGTGAACGCCTCGAGGGCGTCGGGAACTGGCCCGCAGCCTGGTCTGAGGCAGAGCCGTTCCAGCGTCCAGTGCTGTGGATCTCCGGCGGCGACTCCCACTACGTCACTGACGAGTACGTCCCTGCGATGGAAGCACTGTTCCCGCGGGTGCGTCGAGTCGCGGTCAAGAACTCAGGGCACTACCCGCACACGCAGCAGCCCGAGGTCTTCGTCGAGATCCTGCGCCGCTTCGTCGACGCCCGCCGCTGA
- a CDS encoding DivIVA domain-containing protein yields MSRDEGLSIFDQKSTGAPEQKTQRIESRSTPPAERTQVQPAIAATPARVVGNAPQGAPAVPAPPQFAFVRRGYDPDQVDGHLRQIVTAAASLEQRVGAAEQRVAALQAELDQSRSQLSEAENPTYAGLGGRAASMLRLAEDEAADVRAAAQREVAEMLEQAQRDATVIRAEAEREAEDMRVVQLKELDETRDRVLADAEQERVIARAEADDLRASAQREADQMRLAAQQEAQELRTTATREAEQARAAADREVAEARRTLAVEKERLAKEAAEHHSNALAETSRLVKEAEERAAGAEKRASDATTAATAARQAASSEAETTLSRARREAQQIVNSAKTQAEAIAAAGHADAERELADLKTEVERLIKRRDAITSQLGALRDVVAGFGDED; encoded by the coding sequence ATGAGCCGCGACGAAGGCCTGTCCATCTTCGACCAGAAGTCCACGGGGGCTCCTGAGCAGAAGACCCAGCGGATCGAGTCCCGGAGCACTCCCCCCGCGGAACGGACCCAGGTGCAGCCCGCGATCGCCGCCACGCCGGCCCGCGTGGTGGGCAACGCCCCCCAGGGAGCCCCTGCCGTCCCCGCTCCCCCGCAGTTCGCCTTCGTGCGTCGCGGCTACGACCCCGACCAGGTCGACGGGCATCTGCGCCAGATCGTCACCGCTGCCGCCAGCCTCGAGCAGCGCGTCGGTGCGGCCGAGCAGCGCGTGGCCGCTCTGCAGGCCGAGCTCGACCAGAGCCGCTCGCAGCTCTCCGAGGCCGAGAACCCCACGTACGCGGGCCTGGGCGGCCGCGCCGCCTCCATGCTGCGCCTCGCCGAGGACGAGGCCGCCGACGTGCGCGCCGCAGCCCAGCGCGAGGTCGCCGAGATGCTCGAGCAGGCCCAGCGCGACGCCACGGTGATCCGCGCCGAGGCCGAGCGTGAGGCCGAGGACATGCGCGTCGTCCAGCTCAAGGAACTCGACGAGACCCGCGACCGCGTCCTCGCCGACGCCGAGCAGGAGCGCGTGATCGCACGCGCCGAGGCCGACGACCTTCGCGCCTCCGCGCAGCGCGAGGCAGACCAGATGCGCCTCGCCGCCCAGCAGGAGGCGCAGGAACTGCGCACCACCGCCACCCGCGAGGCCGAGCAGGCACGCGCTGCCGCCGACCGCGAGGTCGCCGAGGCCCGACGCACTCTCGCCGTCGAGAAGGAGCGCCTCGCCAAGGAGGCCGCCGAGCACCACAGCAACGCCCTGGCCGAGACCTCGCGTCTGGTCAAGGAGGCCGAGGAGCGTGCCGCCGGCGCCGAGAAGCGCGCCAGCGACGCCACCACGGCCGCCACGGCCGCACGTCAGGCCGCGTCGAGCGAGGCCGAGACAACCCTGTCCCGCGCTCGCCGCGAGGCCCAGCAGATCGTGAACTCCGCCAAGACCCAGGCCGAGGCGATCGCCGCCGCCGGCCACGCGGACGCCGAGCGCGAGCTCGCCGACCTCAAGACCGAGGTGGAGCGCCTGATCAAGCGTCGCGACGCCATCACCTCCCAGCTCGGCGCTCTGCGCGACGTCGTGGCCGGTTTCGGCGACGAGGACTGA
- the ccrA gene encoding crotonyl-CoA carboxylase/reductase: MQNILEAIQSGNATADDFANLELPESYRAAFVRKDEVDMFDGVASRDKDPRKSLHVDEVALPELGPGEALVAVMASAINYNTVWTSIFEPVSTFGFLERLGRTGPLGKRHDLDKHIVGSDLSGVVLKTGPGVQKWHAGDRVVAHCLSVDLEGPDGHNDTMLDTEQRIWGFETNFGGLAHIALVKANQLMPKPEHLTWEEAASPGLVNATAYRQLVSANGGNMKQGDNVLVWGASGGLGGFATQYALNGGATPVCVVSNEEKAKIARSMGAELIINRSEENYQFWNEEGTKQNPKEWKRFGAKIRELTGGEDIDIVFEHPGRETFGASVFVTRKGGVITTCASTSGYMHEYDNRYLWMNLKRIVSSHFANYRESWEANRLIAQGKIHPTLSRVYSLDEVGQASLDVHKNSHQGKVGVLCLAPQEGLGVLDEEKRARHITEINRFRGV; the protein is encoded by the coding sequence GTGCAGAACATCCTCGAAGCGATCCAGTCCGGCAACGCCACCGCCGACGACTTCGCGAACCTCGAACTGCCCGAGTCCTACCGGGCTGCCTTCGTCCGCAAGGACGAGGTCGACATGTTCGACGGCGTCGCCAGCCGCGACAAGGACCCGCGCAAGTCCCTGCACGTCGACGAGGTCGCACTCCCCGAGCTCGGCCCGGGCGAGGCCCTCGTGGCCGTCATGGCCTCGGCCATCAACTACAACACCGTGTGGACCTCGATCTTCGAGCCCGTCTCCACCTTCGGCTTCCTGGAGCGCCTCGGTCGCACCGGCCCCCTGGGCAAGCGCCACGACCTCGACAAGCACATCGTCGGCTCCGACCTCTCCGGCGTCGTCCTCAAGACCGGCCCCGGCGTGCAGAAGTGGCACGCGGGCGACCGCGTCGTCGCCCACTGCCTCTCGGTGGACCTCGAAGGCCCGGACGGCCACAACGACACGATGCTCGACACCGAGCAGCGAATCTGGGGCTTCGAGACCAACTTCGGCGGCCTCGCGCACATCGCCCTGGTCAAGGCCAACCAGCTCATGCCCAAGCCCGAGCACCTCACGTGGGAAGAGGCGGCCTCGCCCGGCCTGGTCAACGCCACCGCCTACCGCCAGCTCGTCTCGGCCAACGGCGGCAACATGAAGCAGGGCGACAACGTCCTCGTCTGGGGCGCCTCCGGCGGCCTCGGCGGCTTCGCGACGCAGTACGCGCTCAACGGTGGCGCCACCCCGGTCTGCGTGGTCTCCAACGAGGAGAAGGCCAAGATCGCCCGCTCCATGGGAGCCGAGCTGATCATCAACCGCTCCGAGGAGAACTACCAGTTCTGGAACGAGGAGGGGACGAAGCAGAACCCGAAGGAGTGGAAGCGCTTCGGCGCCAAGATCCGCGAGCTCACCGGCGGCGAGGACATCGACATCGTCTTCGAGCACCCGGGCCGTGAAACCTTCGGAGCCTCGGTCTTCGTGACCCGCAAGGGCGGCGTCATCACCACCTGTGCCTCCACCTCGGGCTACATGCACGAGTACGACAACCGCTACCTGTGGATGAACCTCAAGCGCATCGTCTCCTCGCACTTCGCCAACTACCGCGAGTCGTGGGAGGCCAACCGCCTGATCGCCCAGGGCAAGATCCACCCCACGCTGTCGCGCGTGTACTCCCTCGACGAGGTCGGTCAGGCCTCGCTCGACGTTCACAAGAACTCCCACCAGGGCAAGGTCGGCGTCCTCTGCCTGGCTCCCCAGGAGGGTCTGGGTGTCCTGGACGAGGAAAAGCGGGCGCGTCACATCACCGAGATCAACCGCTTCCGCGGCGTCTGA
- the mce gene encoding methylmalonyl-CoA epimerase — protein MTAPLEIPAPLFTAIDHVGIAVPDLDVAIKFYKDVFGMEVAHEETNEEQGVREAMVAVGDSGSCIQLLAPLNENSTIAKFLDRSGPGLQQLAYRVTDVDAVSAVLRERGVRLLYPEPKRGTANSRINFVHPKDAGGVLVELVEPAADAHH, from the coding sequence ATGACTGCACCCCTGGAGATCCCCGCCCCCCTCTTCACCGCCATCGACCACGTCGGCATCGCCGTGCCCGACCTGGACGTCGCGATCAAGTTCTACAAGGACGTCTTCGGCATGGAGGTCGCCCACGAGGAGACCAACGAGGAGCAGGGCGTGCGCGAGGCGATGGTCGCCGTCGGCGACTCCGGCTCGTGCATCCAGCTGCTCGCTCCCCTGAACGAGAACTCCACGATCGCGAAGTTCCTCGACCGCTCCGGCCCCGGCCTGCAGCAGCTCGCCTACCGCGTCACCGACGTCGACGCCGTCAGCGCCGTCCTGCGCGAGCGCGGCGTCCGCCTGCTCTACCCCGAGCCGAAGCGCGGCACCGCCAACTCGCGCATCAACTTCGTCCACCCCAAGGACGCCGGCGGCGTGCTGGTCGAACTGGTCGAGCCCGCGGCCGACGCCCACCACTGA